One Mycolicibacterium goodii genomic region harbors:
- the hutH gene encoding histidine ammonia-lyase: MTTVTVKVGVGPLTPSDVLHVARGNALVVLTPDASAAIAKSRDAVEQLAQAPVPAYGVSTGFGALATRHVAPELRVALQKSLVRSHAAGTGPEVEREVVRAMMLLRLSTLATGHTGIRPQTADLMAAMLSAGITPVVREYGSLGCSGDLAPLAHCALALMGEGEVRDASGTLCSAADALAAAGLQPVQLSEKEGLALINGTDGMLGMLVLAQHDLAMLLKAADIAAAMSVEALLGTDRVFADDLQALRPHPGQRTSASNLRRLLADSAIMESHRGPECTVVQDAYSLRCSPQVHGAAHDTLEYTRTVAARELASAVDNPVVLHDGRVESNGNFHGAPVGYALDFLAIPVADIAGMSERRTDRLLDPNRNKGLPPFLADDPGVDSGHMIAQYTQASIVSELKRLATPASVDSIPSSAMQEDHVSMGWSAARKLRRALDGLKSVLAIEILTAARALDLRAPLSPAPATGAVVKALRDRVAGPGPDRYLAPEIETAAAMVGNGVIVAAAESAIGPLH; the protein is encoded by the coding sequence ATGACAACCGTGACCGTCAAAGTCGGGGTCGGACCCCTCACGCCGTCCGACGTGCTACACGTCGCCCGTGGAAACGCCCTTGTGGTGTTGACCCCCGACGCGTCCGCCGCCATCGCCAAGTCCCGCGACGCGGTCGAACAGTTGGCGCAGGCGCCGGTGCCCGCCTATGGGGTGTCCACCGGCTTCGGTGCGTTGGCGACTCGGCACGTGGCCCCCGAACTACGTGTTGCTCTGCAGAAGTCGCTGGTGCGGTCGCACGCCGCGGGCACCGGCCCCGAGGTCGAGCGCGAAGTGGTGCGCGCGATGATGCTGCTGCGCTTGTCGACGCTGGCCACCGGTCACACCGGGATCCGGCCGCAGACCGCCGACCTCATGGCCGCGATGCTCAGCGCCGGCATCACCCCTGTGGTCCGCGAGTACGGCAGCCTCGGCTGTTCCGGTGACCTCGCGCCACTGGCGCACTGTGCACTGGCGCTGATGGGGGAGGGTGAGGTCCGTGATGCGTCCGGCACGCTGTGCTCCGCGGCCGACGCCCTGGCGGCAGCTGGCCTTCAGCCCGTGCAACTGTCCGAAAAAGAGGGTCTCGCGCTGATCAACGGGACCGATGGCATGCTCGGCATGCTCGTCCTCGCGCAACATGATCTGGCCATGCTGCTCAAAGCGGCCGATATCGCCGCGGCGATGAGCGTCGAAGCGCTGCTCGGCACCGACCGCGTCTTCGCCGACGACCTCCAGGCGCTGCGCCCGCATCCGGGGCAGCGGACGAGCGCGTCCAACCTGCGTCGCTTGCTTGCCGATTCGGCGATCATGGAAAGTCACCGCGGGCCAGAATGCACCGTGGTGCAGGACGCGTATTCGCTGCGATGCTCACCTCAGGTGCACGGCGCCGCCCACGACACCCTGGAATACACCCGCACCGTCGCGGCCCGCGAACTGGCGTCCGCGGTGGACAATCCCGTCGTGTTGCACGACGGGCGGGTGGAATCGAACGGCAACTTCCACGGCGCCCCGGTCGGATATGCGTTGGATTTCCTGGCGATCCCGGTAGCCGACATCGCCGGCATGTCCGAACGACGCACCGACCGCCTGCTCGACCCGAACCGCAACAAGGGTCTGCCGCCGTTCCTCGCCGACGATCCGGGTGTCGACTCCGGTCACATGATTGCGCAGTACACACAGGCCTCGATCGTGTCCGAACTCAAGCGTCTGGCGACCCCTGCCAGCGTCGACTCGATCCCGTCGAGCGCCATGCAGGAAGACCACGTCTCGATGGGCTGGTCCGCCGCACGTAAACTCCGCCGGGCACTCGACGGGCTGAAAAGTGTGCTCGCCATCGAGATTCTCACGGCGGCAAGGGCACTCGACCTACGGGCGCCGCTGTCTCCGGCTCCGGCCACAGGCGCGGTGGTGAAGGCGTTGCGTGATCGCGTCGCAGGCCCCGGCCCCGACCGCTACCTGGCACCCGAGATCGAAACGGCCGCCGCGATGGTCGGAAACGGTGTGATCGTCGCTGCCGCGGAGTCGGCCATCGGACCGCTGCACTAG
- a CDS encoding TetR/AcrR family transcriptional regulator: protein MQKMPAAYDQAMPSKSDRIRERARTRGRNSSGEATRIKLIEVAETMFADRGIAAVSLNEIRLAAGQSNAAAVNYHFGSKENLLKAILEDRLERIDGDRGRILDEAVEGNQPIELKGLLEALVLPQVSSIKRGERHVELVAQLLFHGYGEPGGHAWILADPALTKHGQRLNQLIWQQLSHLPEAVSAARLRFVYISCLNALADHQRQLATAADAPPTEMFVSDLIDSLTAIIRAPASAGTLEVLRP, encoded by the coding sequence ATGCAGAAGATGCCGGCTGCGTACGATCAGGCGATGCCTTCAAAGTCGGATCGCATTCGGGAACGGGCGCGCACACGCGGCCGCAACAGCAGCGGAGAAGCGACGCGGATCAAGCTCATCGAGGTTGCGGAGACGATGTTCGCCGACCGCGGGATCGCTGCCGTCAGCCTCAACGAGATCAGACTTGCCGCCGGACAAAGCAACGCCGCGGCGGTGAACTACCACTTCGGGTCCAAGGAGAACTTACTCAAGGCCATCCTTGAAGATCGTCTCGAACGCATCGATGGAGATCGGGGGCGGATTCTCGACGAGGCGGTGGAGGGCAATCAGCCGATCGAGCTCAAAGGCCTCCTCGAGGCTTTGGTTCTCCCGCAGGTGAGTAGCATCAAGCGCGGGGAGCGACACGTCGAGTTGGTGGCTCAGTTGCTTTTCCACGGATACGGCGAACCAGGCGGGCATGCTTGGATTCTGGCCGACCCCGCATTGACCAAGCACGGACAACGACTCAATCAACTTATCTGGCAGCAGCTTTCACATCTTCCCGAGGCCGTCTCCGCGGCGCGTCTTCGTTTTGTCTACATCAGCTGCCTAAATGCTCTGGCCGACCACCAGCGCCAACTGGCGACCGCAGCCGACGCGCCGCCCACCGAAATGTTCGTGTCGGACCTCATCGATTCGCTGACCGCGATCATCCGCGCGCCGGCGTCGGCGGGAACCCTGGAGGTATTGCGGCCATGA
- a CDS encoding arylsulfatase, with protein MGTHDVAARPEAPNVVMIVLDDLGYAQFGCYGSDIRTPAVDRLARNGLRYNRFHVTGLCSPTRAALLTGRNHHSVGMGFLADIPTAHPGYTGRIPASVPTLPRVLRDSGWSTMAVGKWHLAPRGERTSAGPFTRWPLGLGFERYYGFLLGDANHWDPQLVRDNTYLDGPDVRPAGYHLTEDLTDEAIRMVVSQQQSAPGKPFFLYFATGAMHSPHHVHKGWADAYAGQFDTGWDAWRDEVFARQLDEGVVPAGTTLTERPDWVPAWATLTADERAVYARMHEVYAGFLSHTDSQIDRFIRTLEDIDVMENTLVLIMSDNGASAEGGVAGTSNEHRFTHRVPESLADNLDRLPDWGGMAGYPHYAWGWAWAGNTPFRLWKRYAWLGGTRVPLIVHWPRGIRAGGAVRSQFAHAIDVMPTILDACGVRLQSPSSDASDGAIHGASLLPTFNDAAAPASRSTQYFEVVGSRSIIADGWKATTDHVGQGVMDEEALLDGSRDFAADRWSLFRADDFSEAHDLSADRPDVVSRLTALWAAEAARYDVLPLTDSLVARASEMVWPEFPPGQRVVLRPSGGPVADEALPLLYSRLFADVDVPSGAANGVLFAIGNWTGGLAAFVIESRLHIAIAAPGGNIRVRADRLLMEGRHTAGCRLHRLDGETRVEAVIDNTVVGSAVAPLTLPHVWQHGGTSMLLGRDRGLPVCDDYRPPFVWNGELHSVTLESDLKSLPGQELLRAALKSD; from the coding sequence ATGGGCACACACGATGTGGCCGCGCGTCCAGAAGCCCCCAATGTGGTCATGATCGTGCTGGACGACCTCGGCTACGCACAGTTCGGTTGTTACGGATCAGACATTCGGACCCCGGCGGTCGATCGCCTCGCTCGCAACGGGCTCAGATACAACCGCTTTCACGTCACTGGACTGTGTTCGCCGACACGAGCCGCATTGCTCACTGGGCGAAACCACCACTCGGTGGGGATGGGCTTCCTTGCCGACATCCCGACTGCCCATCCGGGCTACACCGGGAGAATTCCGGCCTCTGTGCCGACGCTGCCGCGCGTACTGCGGGATTCCGGCTGGAGCACGATGGCTGTCGGCAAATGGCATCTCGCGCCGCGCGGCGAACGGACGAGTGCCGGTCCGTTCACCCGCTGGCCGTTGGGGCTCGGTTTCGAGCGCTATTACGGCTTTCTCCTCGGCGACGCGAATCACTGGGACCCGCAACTGGTGCGGGACAACACGTACCTCGACGGACCTGATGTGCGCCCGGCTGGTTACCACTTGACCGAGGACCTCACCGATGAGGCGATCAGGATGGTGGTCAGCCAGCAGCAGTCAGCACCCGGCAAGCCGTTCTTCCTCTACTTTGCAACGGGGGCCATGCACTCCCCGCACCATGTGCACAAAGGCTGGGCCGACGCCTACGCAGGACAGTTCGACACCGGTTGGGACGCGTGGCGAGACGAGGTGTTCGCACGGCAGCTCGACGAGGGTGTGGTACCTGCAGGCACCACGCTCACCGAGCGGCCCGATTGGGTCCCGGCCTGGGCCACCCTCACTGCAGATGAACGGGCTGTGTACGCGCGAATGCACGAGGTCTACGCAGGTTTTCTCAGCCATACCGACAGCCAGATCGATCGATTCATTCGTACCCTGGAAGACATCGACGTCATGGAGAACACGCTCGTCCTCATCATGTCTGACAATGGAGCCAGCGCAGAAGGGGGCGTTGCGGGAACCAGCAATGAACACCGGTTCACCCATCGGGTGCCAGAGTCGCTGGCGGACAACCTCGACCGCCTGCCGGACTGGGGTGGCATGGCGGGGTACCCGCACTATGCGTGGGGTTGGGCTTGGGCCGGCAACACTCCGTTCCGCCTGTGGAAGCGGTATGCCTGGTTGGGAGGCACGCGCGTGCCGCTGATCGTGCACTGGCCGCGCGGTATCCGTGCCGGCGGCGCTGTCCGTTCGCAGTTCGCGCATGCCATCGATGTCATGCCAACAATCCTGGACGCCTGCGGGGTTCGGCTACAGTCGCCCTCTTCCGACGCCTCCGACGGCGCCATCCACGGGGCGAGCCTGCTGCCGACTTTCAACGACGCGGCGGCGCCCGCTTCTCGCTCCACCCAGTACTTCGAAGTCGTGGGTTCCCGCTCGATCATTGCCGATGGCTGGAAGGCCACCACCGATCACGTGGGCCAAGGCGTTATGGACGAGGAAGCGTTGTTGGATGGCAGCCGGGACTTCGCCGCTGACCGATGGTCGTTGTTTCGAGCCGACGATTTCTCCGAAGCCCACGACCTGTCGGCGGACCGCCCCGACGTGGTGTCGCGATTGACCGCCCTGTGGGCGGCCGAGGCCGCCCGCTACGACGTTCTGCCACTGACCGATTCACTGGTCGCACGAGCCTCGGAGATGGTATGGCCCGAATTCCCGCCCGGGCAGCGCGTGGTGTTGCGGCCTTCGGGAGGGCCGGTCGCCGATGAGGCGCTGCCGTTGTTGTACAGCCGATTGTTCGCTGACGTCGACGTCCCTTCTGGGGCCGCCAACGGTGTGTTGTTCGCGATCGGCAACTGGACCGGAGGATTGGCGGCGTTCGTGATCGAGTCCCGATTGCACATTGCGATCGCCGCCCCGGGCGGCAATATCCGGGTGCGAGCCGATCGGCTGCTGATGGAGGGTCGCCACACCGCAGGCTGCCGGTTACACCGTCTCGACGGCGAAACCCGAGTGGAAGCGGTGATCGACAACACCGTCGTCGGGTCCGCGGTGGCCCCGTTGACGCTGCCCCATGTCTGGCAGCATGGCGGGACATCGATGCTGTTGGGTCGCGACCGCGGGCTGCCGGTGTGCGACGATTATCGACCACCGTTTGTGTGGAATGGTGAATTGCACTCGGTGACGCTGGAATCCGACCTGAAATCGCTCCCAGGTCAAGAGCTACTCAGGGCTGCGCTCAAGTCTGACTGA
- a CDS encoding Lrp/AsnC family transcriptional regulator — protein sequence MLFTALAERAGVSEPTARRRATRLLSSGILRSRCEVVQSISGWPVSAVRWAATSPAQLGSTVQSLSALPQVRLCCSLTGPRNLLLMVWLRSLDALPQLERTLHERSHDLTIVDRAICLHTTKQLGRVLNRGGRATAHVLTTLKAFPVL from the coding sequence ATGTTGTTCACTGCGCTTGCCGAGCGTGCGGGCGTCAGCGAGCCGACGGCGCGGCGGCGCGCGACTCGCCTGCTGAGCAGCGGAATCCTGCGGTCGCGTTGCGAAGTTGTGCAATCGATCTCCGGTTGGCCGGTATCGGCTGTCCGATGGGCGGCCACCTCGCCAGCCCAACTTGGGAGCACCGTGCAGTCGCTGTCGGCGCTACCGCAGGTTCGGTTGTGCTGCAGCCTGACCGGACCGCGCAACCTTCTCCTGATGGTCTGGCTTCGCTCACTGGATGCCCTGCCGCAGCTCGAGCGGACGCTGCACGAACGCTCACACGACCTGACCATCGTCGATCGCGCCATCTGCCTGCACACAACGAAGCAACTCGGCCGCGTGCTGAATCGAGGAGGGCGAGCCACCGCGCACGTGCTGACTACATTGAAAGCCTTCCCGGTACTGTAA
- a CDS encoding cutinase family protein translates to MRRLRLAGLVAVAAAATSGMQIAAMPFAHAAPCPDAEVIFARGTTELPGVGPTGEAFVQALRPQLGDKTLGVYAVDYPATTAFSTAVQGIADARARIVANAANCPDTKMVLGGFSQGAAVMGFVTASVVPDGVSPAEVPAPMPQEIADHVAAVALFGTPSPRFMRVLNDPPVIVGPYYAAKAIDLCVHNDLVCDPKGSSFAVHNQYAEMGLVTQGATFVAQKLQAAWAAEEAADADAPDAAPTPSPRTPPSPLSAPVGATVPVQQVASAPAAPVGTGPLPGPS, encoded by the coding sequence ATGCGGAGGTTGAGACTCGCCGGTCTCGTTGCCGTTGCGGCGGCAGCGACCTCCGGCATGCAGATCGCGGCGATGCCTTTCGCGCACGCGGCGCCATGTCCAGATGCTGAAGTGATATTCGCGCGTGGCACAACGGAATTGCCCGGCGTCGGACCCACCGGGGAGGCGTTTGTCCAGGCCCTGCGCCCGCAACTGGGCGACAAGACACTCGGTGTCTACGCCGTCGACTATCCCGCCACCACGGCATTTTCCACCGCGGTACAGGGCATCGCCGACGCACGCGCCCGCATCGTTGCCAACGCCGCGAACTGTCCCGACACCAAGATGGTGCTCGGCGGGTTCTCCCAGGGCGCCGCGGTGATGGGATTCGTCACCGCAAGCGTTGTGCCCGACGGGGTTTCCCCGGCAGAGGTGCCCGCACCGATGCCGCAGGAAATCGCGGATCACGTTGCGGCCGTGGCGTTGTTCGGTACGCCGTCACCACGGTTCATGCGTGTGCTCAACGATCCACCGGTGATCGTCGGCCCCTACTACGCCGCAAAAGCCATCGACCTGTGTGTCCACAACGATTTGGTGTGCGATCCGAAGGGCAGCAGTTTCGCGGTGCACAACCAGTACGCGGAAATGGGCCTCGTGACGCAAGGCGCGACGTTCGTCGCGCAGAAACTCCAGGCGGCATGGGCTGCCGAAGAAGCCGCCGACGCGGATGCCCCGGACGCGGCACCCACGCCGTCGCCGCGTACCCCGCCGTCGCCGCTGTCGGCCCCGGTCGGCGCCACTGTGCCGGTCCAACAGGTCGCCTCGGCACCGGCGGCGCCTGTCGGCACCGGCCCGCTGCCCGGACCAAGTTGA
- a CDS encoding GAP family protein, whose protein sequence is MGVELASLALVIAVSPASVIPAILMLHTPRPLASGWAFAAGWTLALALVTKLFVGISGKLPDAGGPPPQWMRPTTLALAVLLILAGLVTWMRRGRSAHAPVWLRALDSVTPLRAMTAAPVLVSLNPKVLSACAAAGFSVGATTRTSLAQWGDVTGFALLAGATVILPVSAYAIWRERMTKPLQRLKVALERHNSAILAVILIAVGLMLFLQAA, encoded by the coding sequence ATGGGGGTAGAGCTGGCGTCGCTGGCACTGGTCATCGCCGTGTCGCCGGCCTCGGTGATTCCAGCGATCCTGATGCTGCACACGCCCCGTCCACTGGCGTCGGGATGGGCGTTCGCGGCCGGTTGGACGCTCGCGTTGGCGCTTGTCACCAAGCTATTCGTGGGAATCTCGGGGAAATTACCCGATGCTGGCGGTCCTCCGCCTCAATGGATGCGACCCACAACTTTGGCGTTGGCGGTGCTCCTGATCCTCGCCGGCCTCGTCACCTGGATGCGTCGGGGACGGAGTGCGCATGCGCCGGTATGGCTGCGGGCACTGGACTCGGTTACTCCGCTGCGAGCCATGACAGCCGCACCGGTTCTGGTATCTCTGAATCCCAAGGTGCTCTCCGCCTGCGCTGCGGCAGGTTTCAGTGTGGGGGCCACCACGCGGACGAGCCTGGCCCAGTGGGGTGATGTCACCGGCTTCGCCCTGCTCGCCGGTGCGACGGTGATACTGCCGGTGTCGGCCTATGCCATCTGGCGCGAACGCATGACCAAACCCCTGCAACGACTCAAAGTTGCGCTGGAGCGCCATAATTCGGCGATCCTCGCGGTGATTCTCATTGCAGTGGGCCTGATGTTGTTTCTGCAAGCAGCATGA
- a CDS encoding formimidoylglutamate deiminase, which yields MTSYFADHAWLGDEQVAHDVLITVDGDTIVSVQPDARRPPDAVHLPGVTLPGLANAHSHAFHRALRGRTHRGGGSFWTWREDMYAVADRLTPDSYYALARAAYAEMALAGITCVGEFHYLHHRPGGTRYEDPNAMGAALIAAAHDAGIRITLLDTCYLTGGVDQELQGPQLRFGDGDVANWADRAGGLKAAPHVRIGAAIHSVRAVPPGSLAAVAEWAAAQDAPLHFHLSEQRAENDACLQAYGTTPTRLLADHGALTANATAVHATHLTHTDIADLAGANTTVCITPTTERDLADGIGPARELADAGCALSVGSDSNAVIDLFEEARAVELNERLRSEKRGHWAAAQLLTAATADGHRALGWPAAGRIAPGAVADLVTVSADSVRLAGAAPDTLLESVVFAAHAGDVRDVVVGGRRVVTDGRHTMIGDVPGALHAAIRDTFA from the coding sequence ATGACCTCCTACTTCGCAGACCACGCCTGGCTCGGCGACGAGCAGGTGGCCCACGATGTCCTGATCACCGTCGACGGCGACACCATCGTGTCGGTGCAACCCGATGCCAGACGACCTCCCGACGCCGTTCACCTGCCGGGCGTGACACTGCCCGGCCTGGCCAACGCGCACAGCCACGCCTTCCACCGCGCGTTGCGCGGCCGCACTCATCGTGGCGGCGGGAGCTTCTGGACCTGGCGCGAGGACATGTATGCCGTCGCGGACAGGCTCACCCCCGACAGCTATTACGCCCTGGCCCGTGCCGCGTACGCCGAAATGGCACTGGCCGGCATCACCTGCGTCGGCGAGTTCCACTACCTGCACCACCGGCCCGGCGGGACGCGGTATGAGGATCCGAACGCGATGGGGGCGGCGCTGATCGCCGCCGCCCACGACGCCGGCATCCGGATCACGCTGCTCGACACGTGCTATCTCACCGGCGGTGTGGACCAGGAGTTGCAGGGCCCCCAACTTCGGTTCGGCGACGGTGACGTCGCGAATTGGGCCGACCGTGCCGGCGGGCTCAAGGCGGCGCCCCACGTCCGCATCGGGGCCGCCATCCACTCGGTGCGCGCCGTTCCCCCCGGATCGCTTGCGGCGGTGGCCGAGTGGGCCGCCGCCCAGGACGCACCCCTGCATTTCCACCTTTCGGAACAACGCGCCGAGAACGACGCCTGCCTGCAGGCGTACGGCACCACCCCCACCCGCCTGCTGGCCGATCACGGTGCGCTCACGGCCAATGCGACCGCGGTGCATGCCACGCACCTCACCCACACCGATATCGCCGACCTGGCCGGTGCGAACACCACCGTGTGCATCACCCCGACCACCGAACGCGACCTGGCCGACGGCATCGGCCCGGCCCGTGAACTCGCCGATGCCGGATGCGCGCTGTCGGTGGGCAGTGACAGCAACGCTGTCATCGACCTGTTCGAAGAAGCCCGCGCCGTCGAACTCAACGAACGCCTGCGCAGTGAGAAACGCGGGCACTGGGCCGCAGCCCAACTGCTGACCGCGGCCACCGCCGACGGCCACCGCGCACTCGGGTGGCCGGCGGCAGGCCGGATCGCCCCCGGTGCGGTCGCCGATCTGGTCACCGTGTCGGCCGATTCGGTCCGGCTCGCCGGCGCCGCACCCGACACCCTGCTGGAATCGGTGGTGTTCGCCGCGCACGCCGGTGATGTGCGCGACGTCGTCGTCGGTGGCCGCCGCGTGGTCACCGACGGAAGGCACACCATGATCGGCGACGTACCCGGTGCCCTGCACGCCGCGATCAGGGACACGTTCGCATGA
- the hutI gene encoding imidazolonepropionase: MTTLLIDNIGSLVTNDATLDVGTLGILRDAAVVVEDGRIAWYGPTSTAPAADTRIDAAGRAAIPGFVDSHAHLVFAGDRSAEFAARMSGTPYEAGGIRTTVTATRDASTATLKSTVTGLAAEALRSGTTTIECKSGYGLTVDQELRSLQVAAEITDEVTFMGAHVVPPEYADTPDDYVDLVCTAMLDACAPAAKWVDVFCERGAFDVDQSRAILQAGIARGLQPRVHANQLGPGPGVQLAVECNAASADHVTHVTDADIAALADSNTVATLLPAAEFSTRAEYPDGRRLLDAGVTVALSPDCNPGSSFTTNMPFCIAVAVREMHLTPDEAVWAATAGGARALRRDDVGHLAVGARADLALLDAPSHIHLAYRPGVPLVAAVVRNGELVRQTKEVTS, translated from the coding sequence ATGACCACACTGCTCATCGACAACATCGGTTCGCTCGTCACCAACGACGCGACGCTGGACGTCGGTACCCTGGGCATACTGCGCGACGCCGCCGTCGTCGTCGAGGACGGCCGAATCGCGTGGTACGGGCCCACATCGACCGCGCCGGCAGCCGACACCCGTATCGACGCCGCCGGCCGCGCCGCCATCCCCGGATTCGTCGACAGCCATGCCCACCTGGTGTTCGCAGGTGACCGGTCTGCGGAGTTCGCCGCGCGCATGTCCGGGACGCCGTATGAGGCAGGCGGAATCCGCACCACCGTGACCGCGACGCGCGATGCGAGCACCGCCACGCTCAAATCGACCGTCACCGGACTGGCCGCGGAGGCGCTGCGCTCGGGGACCACCACGATCGAGTGCAAATCCGGCTACGGACTCACCGTCGACCAGGAACTGCGCAGTCTGCAGGTCGCTGCCGAGATCACCGACGAGGTGACGTTCATGGGCGCCCACGTCGTACCACCCGAATATGCCGACACCCCAGACGATTACGTCGACCTCGTGTGCACCGCGATGCTCGACGCGTGCGCACCCGCGGCGAAGTGGGTGGACGTCTTCTGTGAACGCGGGGCGTTCGATGTCGACCAGTCGCGCGCGATCCTGCAGGCCGGTATCGCCCGCGGCCTGCAACCGCGTGTCCACGCCAACCAGTTGGGGCCGGGACCCGGTGTGCAACTGGCGGTCGAGTGCAACGCCGCGTCCGCCGACCATGTCACCCACGTCACCGACGCCGACATCGCGGCGCTGGCCGACAGCAACACTGTCGCCACGTTACTGCCCGCGGCCGAGTTCTCCACCCGCGCGGAGTATCCCGATGGACGTCGTCTGCTCGATGCCGGTGTCACGGTGGCGTTGTCGCCTGACTGCAATCCAGGGTCGAGTTTCACCACCAACATGCCGTTCTGCATTGCAGTGGCCGTGCGTGAGATGCACCTGACCCCCGACGAAGCGGTGTGGGCCGCCACGGCGGGCGGCGCGCGTGCCCTGCGGCGCGACGACGTCGGGCACCTCGCCGTAGGTGCCCGCGCCGATCTGGCGCTCCTCGACGCGCCGTCTCACATCCATCTGGCCTACCGACCCGGAGTTCCTCTCGTCGCGGCCGTCGTCCGCAACGGCGAACTCGTCCGGCAGACAAAAGAGGTGACCTCATGA
- a CDS encoding alpha/beta hydrolase, with amino-acid sequence MSRRLVALQKLMLLVASQSGDAHDVGKTRNITRLMESCQRRVRGVQEVTVTVAGVPVRWFRPAQAGTGLLFHVHGGAFVAGSSLAARAHSGLARANGAELVSVDYRLAPEHPFPAALDDVWAVYSEVAHDRPTVIVGESAGGGLAMSLVRRVLDQGGGAPKGLVTMFPWTDLTNTSESFERNERRDLLSRAGLSRSAVAYAGDHDLRTPLVSPLYGSFAGFPPTLIVVGTHDCLLDDSRNVSTRMRAVGVDATLVEIAGGFHGFTLLPAPESKEVKRQISSFVGAVLKDQCGSRSSTGRVH; translated from the coding sequence GTGAGCCGACGGCTGGTGGCTCTCCAAAAGCTGATGCTGTTGGTGGCATCGCAGTCAGGGGATGCTCACGATGTCGGTAAGACGCGCAATATCACCCGGTTGATGGAGTCGTGCCAGCGGCGGGTGCGCGGAGTCCAGGAGGTCACTGTCACGGTGGCCGGGGTGCCCGTGCGGTGGTTCCGTCCCGCGCAGGCGGGCACTGGATTGCTCTTCCACGTACACGGCGGGGCGTTCGTCGCCGGTAGTTCGCTGGCGGCCCGTGCCCACAGTGGGCTGGCCCGGGCGAACGGTGCGGAACTGGTGAGTGTCGATTACCGCCTTGCACCGGAGCATCCGTTCCCGGCGGCACTGGATGATGTGTGGGCGGTCTATTCGGAGGTAGCGCATGACCGGCCTACGGTCATTGTCGGGGAGTCCGCCGGAGGTGGACTGGCGATGTCGCTGGTACGACGAGTGCTCGACCAGGGCGGTGGCGCGCCGAAAGGTCTGGTGACGATGTTCCCGTGGACGGACCTGACCAACACATCCGAGAGTTTCGAGCGGAATGAACGCCGGGATCTGCTGTCTCGCGCAGGTCTTTCGCGTAGCGCGGTGGCCTATGCCGGTGACCACGATTTGAGGACGCCGCTGGTGTCGCCGCTCTACGGCTCATTTGCCGGCTTTCCCCCCACGCTGATCGTCGTCGGCACCCACGACTGTTTACTCGATGACTCCCGCAACGTCTCGACCCGCATGCGCGCCGTCGGTGTAGACGCCACGCTTGTCGAAATAGCCGGTGGGTTCCACGGATTCACCCTGTTGCCCGCCCCGGAATCGAAGGAAGTCAAGCGACAGATATCGTCCTTCGTCGGTGCAGTTCTGAAGGATCAATGCGGTTCGAGATCATCCACGGGCCGCGTTCACTGA